One Parcubacteria group bacterium DNA window includes the following coding sequences:
- a CDS encoding DUF2975 domain-containing protein, which translates to MKKGSTVFLQVVVVALGIGVLVALLWEPHLEGRNVNATLFEIYFKDPFLAYVYLGSIPFFVGLWEAFKVLRYVGQNKTFSRSAVKALRIIKYCALITAGAIVAADAFLMIHARLYPELGAQDGPEGAVVLGIVAAFIAIVVGTAAAVFERVLQNAVDIKSENDLTV; encoded by the coding sequence ATGAAAAAAGGCTCAACAGTATTTCTTCAGGTAGTCGTCGTGGCTTTAGGCATCGGTGTTCTCGTCGCTCTGCTTTGGGAACCCCACCTTGAGGGCAGGAATGTTAACGCAACACTCTTCGAGATTTACTTCAAAGACCCCTTCTTGGCCTATGTGTATTTAGGATCAATCCCATTTTTCGTGGGCCTCTGGGAGGCATTCAAGGTGCTTCGATATGTAGGGCAAAATAAAACATTCTCGAGAAGCGCGGTTAAAGCTTTGCGGATTATCAAATACTGCGCACTAATCACTGCCGGTGCAATCGTCGCGGCAGATGCTTTCCTCATGATACACGCACGCCTTTATCCCGAACTTGGTGCCCAGGATGGCCCCGAGGGTGCCGTTGTGTTGGGCATTGTCGCTGCCTTCATCGCTATCGTTGTTGGAACTGCCGCGGCCGTGTTTGAACGAGTGTTGCAGAATGCTGTAGATATAAAGTCCGAGAACGACTTAACTGTATAG
- a CDS encoding pre-16S rRNA-processing nuclease YqgF, with translation MRYMGIDYGSRKTGVALSDDEGTIAFPHSVVPTDRNLLGKIVDITSTEGVRHIIIGESISYSKRENPIMEKIRQFKTELESKTGLPVSFESEMFTSAEAKRYQGEREDLDASAAALILQHFIDKNK, from the coding sequence ATGAGATACATGGGCATTGACTACGGTTCCCGCAAGACAGGGGTAGCTCTCTCTGATGATGAAGGAACCATTGCTTTTCCGCATTCAGTAGTACCGACCGACAGGAATCTTTTAGGGAAGATTGTCGATATAACAAGCACTGAAGGAGTGAGGCACATTATCATTGGAGAATCCATAAGCTACAGCAAACGCGAAAATCCCATTATGGAGAAAATTCGCCAGTTTAAAACAGAACTGGAGTCAAAAACTGGTCTCCCTGTTTCTTTCGAATCAGAGATGTTCACCTCTGCCGAGGCGAAGCGCTATCAAGGAGAGCGCGAAGACTTAGACGCTTCTGCGGCGGCGCTTATCCTCCAACACTTCATCGATAAAAACAAATGA
- a CDS encoding DedA family protein, giving the protein MIQERFTSFRAKEEHYKAQFHAWLVRHAQGKHAHAWLGFFSFIESIFFPVPIAFFLIAVLMADVSRWVYLSLLTTVTSVLGGLGGYAVGFFLFDLIGAPLIAFYGLEDAFAQAGKLFADNAFLALFTAAFTPIPFKVFTIAGGFFKINLLTFVVASFVGRGLQFFAIGLFMRLWGKKATDLAYRYFNIGTIALVLLLIVAFLLVK; this is encoded by the coding sequence ATGATACAAGAACGGTTCACGTCATTTCGTGCGAAAGAAGAACACTATAAAGCGCAGTTTCATGCGTGGCTTGTGAGGCATGCGCAAGGCAAGCACGCACACGCATGGCTTGGATTTTTTTCGTTCATTGAGTCAATCTTTTTTCCTGTTCCGATCGCCTTTTTCCTGATTGCCGTATTAATGGCCGATGTGAGCCGCTGGGTGTACCTCTCCCTCCTCACTACCGTCACTTCTGTCTTGGGTGGTCTCGGTGGTTACGCGGTGGGCTTCTTCCTCTTTGACCTCATTGGCGCGCCGCTCATCGCGTTCTACGGCCTAGAAGACGCATTTGCGCAGGCGGGGAAACTTTTTGCGGACAATGCCTTCCTCGCCCTTTTCACCGCCGCGTTTACCCCCATTCCGTTTAAGGTTTTTACCATTGCGGGGGGCTTCTTTAAGATTAATCTCCTCACTTTCGTTGTCGCGTCATTCGTTGGGCGCGGCCTCCAATTCTTTGCGATAGGGCTCTTCATGCGACTATGGGGCAAGAAGGCGACAGATCTGGCGTATCGCTATTTCAACATTGGTACCATCGCACTCGTCCTACTCCTTATTGTTGCCTTCTTGCTAGTGAAGTAG
- the pilM gene encoding type IV pilus assembly protein PilM, producing MRPSNLFFEYFPPPKSLLMPSVGLDISDRSIRFAELKSANGHLELSRFGERTLPEGIVVEGEIKNPRALKTELLRLEREFTLSFVRVALSEEQSYLVKIQIPRVAKRELYSTVELQLEEHVPLSPKDAIFDYSLITCGDEEARKKAHVHDVGLAVMQRKSVEEYVELFSTTGIVPLSFELEAHALARALLSPGDCKTYMIVDLGATRSSVSIISEGVVRFTATLRVGGNMLTEVIARKMRLDWETAKRYKETRGLSHGNKEDALFSILEPTVSALRDEVQRHYIYWHTHQNIPVTGRREEAEILLCGGEANVPGLPEYLSSTMRMKVTLGNPWKNVASTEKYVPPISQNHALRYVTAIGLALRSHL from the coding sequence ATGCGTCCAAGCAATCTTTTTTTCGAATATTTCCCGCCGCCGAAGTCTTTGCTCATGCCGAGTGTTGGGCTCGACATATCAGATCGTTCTATTAGATTTGCAGAGCTCAAAAGCGCAAACGGGCATCTAGAACTTAGCCGTTTCGGGGAGAGGACTCTCCCCGAAGGGATTGTTGTTGAGGGGGAGATTAAGAACCCGCGCGCCCTGAAGACGGAACTCCTCCGGCTCGAGCGTGAGTTTACCCTCTCGTTCGTGCGTGTTGCGTTGTCAGAAGAGCAGAGCTATCTCGTAAAAATCCAAATTCCCCGTGTCGCCAAGCGCGAGCTCTATTCCACAGTAGAGCTCCAACTCGAAGAACATGTACCCCTCTCTCCCAAGGATGCTATTTTTGACTACTCACTCATCACGTGCGGCGATGAGGAGGCCCGCAAGAAAGCACATGTGCACGATGTTGGGCTCGCGGTGATGCAAAGGAAAAGCGTTGAGGAGTATGTCGAGTTATTTTCGACCACCGGTATTGTCCCGCTCTCGTTTGAACTCGAGGCCCACGCGCTCGCTCGCGCCCTTCTCTCGCCTGGGGACTGCAAGACGTACATGATTGTCGACCTCGGCGCCACGCGCTCGAGCGTCTCCATCATTTCCGAAGGTGTCGTGCGGTTCACCGCGACACTCCGAGTTGGCGGCAACATGTTGACCGAAGTCATTGCACGGAAAATGCGTCTCGATTGGGAGACAGCAAAACGCTATAAAGAAACACGAGGACTTTCGCACGGCAACAAAGAAGACGCACTCTTTTCTATCCTTGAGCCCACAGTCAGCGCATTGAGAGATGAGGTACAGCGGCACTATATTTATTGGCACACACATCAGAACATCCCAGTAACCGGGCGTCGCGAGGAGGCTGAGATTCTTCTTTGTGGGGGAGAGGCAAACGTACCCGGACTCCCCGAATACCTGTCGTCTACGATGCGTATGAAGGTAACTCTCGGCAACCCGTGGAAGAACGTTGCGTCGACCGAAAAATATGTCCCACCGATTTCACAGAATCACGCGCTTCGTTATGTCACCGCCATAGGCCTTGCCTTGCGTTCCCATCTCTAA
- a CDS encoding methyltransferase domain-containing protein encodes MFQHLLPNLRPRRNDAKKLSPYFHQGETAADIGAGSGMLAYELQKITGASFTLLDVTDYHTVPLPLQLFDGNTIPFPDKHFDTTLLVLVLHHLKTFKDQEVLLREVRRVTKKQVLIVEVTPPNAFWWWLNAIWDVIANSPHGVPSTFFYRSESGWRDLFQLMSFQNVESKKWMRIFPVTLYVLSC; translated from the coding sequence ATGTTCCAGCATCTTTTACCCAACCTCAGACCAAGGAGGAATGATGCAAAGAAACTTTCCCCCTATTTTCACCAAGGCGAGACAGCTGCTGATATCGGCGCTGGGTCAGGGATGCTCGCGTACGAACTTCAAAAAATAACGGGTGCTTCGTTTACCCTCCTCGATGTTACCGACTATCACACGGTGCCACTACCACTACAACTTTTTGATGGCAATACAATTCCATTTCCCGATAAGCATTTCGATACGACACTCTTGGTGCTCGTCCTTCATCATTTAAAAACATTCAAAGATCAAGAGGTGCTCTTGAGAGAAGTGCGTCGCGTCACAAAAAAACAAGTTCTCATTGTCGAGGTAACTCCACCAAATGCATTCTGGTGGTGGCTGAATGCAATCTGGGATGTTATCGCCAATAGTCCGCACGGTGTACCAAGTACGTTTTTCTATCGAAGTGAAAGTGGGTGGAGAGACCTCTTTCAGTTGATGAGTTTCCAGAATGTGGAATCTAAAAAGTGGATGAGGATTTTTCCGGTGACGCTCTATGTATTATCGTGTTGA
- a CDS encoding exonuclease, protein MAKRAKTPEVLVSVDGEFTGRIPGPHSMIALGAVAYTHAGDEISRFKVHLEELPGASREEVTMEWWSKFPDMWKALTTDAVSPKDGMLQFANWLDTLPGPPKLLGWPLPIDFTFLYWYYVAFVGDPPFGHDGIDIKTYAMAVMKAATFGEVSRTNVCKALGVPNTPHSHDPVDDAAAQAELFFRLKKFADARL, encoded by the coding sequence ATGGCCAAGAGGGCTAAGACACCCGAAGTTCTCGTGAGTGTCGACGGAGAATTCACGGGACGTATCCCGGGACCCCATTCCATGATTGCGCTTGGCGCCGTTGCCTACACGCACGCGGGTGACGAGATCTCGCGGTTCAAGGTCCACTTGGAAGAACTCCCCGGCGCTAGCCGAGAAGAGGTGACGATGGAGTGGTGGAGCAAGTTTCCCGATATGTGGAAGGCGCTAACGACAGACGCTGTTTCACCAAAAGATGGGATGCTCCAATTCGCCAATTGGCTCGACACATTACCTGGCCCACCAAAGCTTCTAGGGTGGCCTCTACCAATCGATTTCACATTTCTATACTGGTACTACGTAGCATTCGTTGGTGATCCTCCGTTTGGCCACGATGGTATCGACATCAAGACGTACGCCATGGCTGTCATGAAAGCCGCGACGTTTGGAGAAGTGTCGAGGACAAATGTGTGCAAGGCGCTAGGAGTCCCCAACACTCCGCATTCGCACGACCCAGTTGACGATGCCGCAGCACAGGCCGAGTTATTTTTTCGCCTGAAGAAATTTGCCGACGCACGCTTGTAG
- a CDS encoding type II secretion system protein has product MHTYKGFTILELLVVLAVIGMLMSVVIVSMSGVKEKGRDATRMQHLQEVQNALNLYYTNHSKFPVFASATTITGDDAFSVVLEGELVISEVPPDPQHPVRTYTYQSNASGSDYTLTFCLETNSIKGYSMGCANTKKP; this is encoded by the coding sequence ATGCACACATACAAAGGATTCACTATATTAGAGCTTCTGGTCGTTCTCGCGGTTATTGGTATGCTTATGTCAGTGGTTATCGTCTCAATGAGCGGCGTCAAAGAAAAGGGACGCGACGCGACGCGCATGCAACACCTGCAGGAAGTACAAAACGCGCTTAACCTCTACTACACCAACCACTCGAAGTTCCCTGTTTTCGCAAGCGCGACCACAATTACGGGCGACGACGCGTTCTCTGTTGTGCTCGAGGGTGAGCTGGTCATTAGCGAGGTGCCACCAGACCCACAACACCCCGTCCGCACGTACACGTATCAGTCAAACGCATCTGGGTCAGATTACACACTCACCTTCTGTCTTGAAACAAATTCAATTAAGGGATACAGCATGGGGTGTGCAAACACCAAGAAACCGTAA
- a CDS encoding helix-turn-helix transcriptional regulator, with protein MAIIINIDVMLAKRKMSVTELADKVGITMANISILKNGKAKAIRLGTLEAICEALKCQPGDILEYRK; from the coding sequence ATGGCAATCATCATTAACATCGACGTCATGTTGGCGAAGCGGAAGATGAGCGTCACCGAGCTCGCCGACAAAGTCGGCATCACGATGGCCAATATTTCCATATTGAAAAATGGCAAAGCTAAAGCGATCCGGCTGGGAACCTTGGAGGCGATCTGCGAGGCACTCAAATGCCAGCCTGGAGATATTTTGGAATATAGAAAGTAA
- a CDS encoding disulfide bond formation protein B, which translates to MDFSSLFNQAMALSTMGAHVGIVAIVLAATLFREQSRPLLSWLGKHALWLILFVTLGSVVGSLIYSEVVGYPACSLCWWGRIFLYPQLVIVGVALWKKRHDVDVYLWPLTVLGAIVALYNVYIQYGGKEFFACASTEVSCAQRFVFEFGYITIPMMALTSFALIALLLWLQKDGGESEHNAHH; encoded by the coding sequence ATGGACTTTTCCTCACTCTTTAACCAAGCGATGGCGCTTTCTACCATGGGAGCGCACGTTGGTATTGTGGCGATCGTACTCGCGGCAACACTCTTCCGCGAACAGTCGCGACCACTCCTCTCGTGGCTCGGCAAACACGCCTTGTGGCTTATTCTCTTTGTCACACTAGGCAGCGTTGTCGGGAGTCTCATCTACTCCGAAGTCGTTGGGTACCCGGCCTGCTCTCTGTGTTGGTGGGGAAGAATCTTCCTCTACCCACAACTGGTCATTGTCGGGGTGGCGCTCTGGAAGAAGCGTCACGACGTGGACGTGTACCTCTGGCCGCTCACTGTGCTCGGCGCCATCGTGGCCCTCTACAATGTGTACATTCAGTATGGCGGCAAGGAGTTCTTCGCTTGTGCAAGCACTGAGGTCTCGTGCGCCCAGCGTTTTGTCTTCGAATTTGGCTACATTACTATTCCCATGATGGCGCTCACTTCTTTCGCCCTCATCGCTCTATTGTTGTGGCTTCAGAAGGATGGGGGGGAATCAGAACACAACGCACATCACTAA